The genomic segment AGCCTTGTTCCTGGGGTCATGTTGGTTTTTATGGGAGTTGTTTCTCTCTGAACTCTGCCAGTAATAGTTCTTGGTCTGCAGCGTGtgcaactggttcctgtgagtttgctaTGATTGAGTCCCGCTATCCAGTACTCTCTCCCTGACCTCCAAACCTCCTGTCTCATCTGACCTTCCTGTGTTCCTGACCCTGGTTCTGTTCCATATCCCTACCTCCGTTTCCTGCTCATACTTACTTATCCTCCTGGCCTCCAACCTCGGTTTGTTTTTTGACTATGGTTGTGCTTCCTTTCGGctcctgacgtgacctcctggtttctgtccccctgCTTCCACGTGACTTTGGCTTGCTTACTCCTTTGTACAGACACGATATCTCAGCATAGACCTTGGCTTGATCGACTATCCCTGCGCTTGTGCTAGTGActtctagtgggcttctgtcttacTGCACTTCGGAGCTCTTCATCTTTCTTGAGTCCGTGCACCCTCTAGTGGCAGCTTGACAGGCACTTAAAGGAACATAGTACATCAGCCTTTGTTGAATTTAATTGTTTTCCTCTGTGCTGAAAGCCCAAAATTCAGCATTGAACTTTTATGCCCCTTAATAATTGTCATTGTTAAACAATAATTTTTCAAATTTTTCAGTGACAAGTTACATGagaaagaagaaaaaatgaaatcAGCAATAGAGCATGTTGTTAAATGTCACCTCGGGAAAGACAATATGTTGGATCCAATCGACTTACCACCAGCAGATTGTATCATCAGTGCTTGGCTCCTGGATGTTATCAGCAAAGACCAAGATGACTACATGAGATATATCAAGAAGTTCTCAAAGTTGTTGAAACCTGGAGGACACATTATATTACTTGGGTCTGTAGATGCAACATATTTCACAGTTGGGAAGGACAAGCTCCATATTTTTAGCTATAATGAAGAGATGGCCAGGAACGCTCTAGTAAGAGCAGGTTTTGTTGTTGATTGCTGTGAAGTTATGAAGAGAACGGTTGAGAGTGACCTTTCTGACTATAAGGGTGTTATATTCATTTCAGCTCATAAGGAGATGTCGGAAGAGCCACAAGTTTAATCTCATGTCAAGAATGTcaaagtaaggcgggctttacacgttgcaacaccactaccgatatatcgccggggtcacatcgttagttatgcacatccggcgccagtagcaacatcgcaatgtgtaaatcctaagtgcgacgatgaacgagcaaaaaagcgtaaaaaatcgctgatctgtgtcatgtcgttcatttccataatgtcgttactgctgcagatacgatgttgtttgtcgttcctgcagcaacacacatcgctgtgtgtgaaatcgcaggaacgacaaacatctccttacctgtgtccaccggcaatgcggaaggaaggaggtgggcgggatgttatgtcccgctcatctccgcccctccgcttctattggccgtccgcttagtgacCTCGCggtgatatcgctgtgacgccgaacgcacctcccccttgaaggagggattgttcagcggtcacagcgacgtcgtcgaccaggtatgtgcatgtgacgctgccgtagcgataatgctcgatacagcagcaagcaccagatttcgcatgtacgacgggggcaggtgctatcgcgctcgacatcgctagcaattgctagcgatgtcgcagcatgtaaaacccgCCTTACACTTTAAAGCAGTAGATCGGTgtctctcaactccagtcctcaagacccaccaaccagATCATGttctcaggttttcctcaatagtaAGGaatcaacattaaggaaatcctgaaaaactGATTGagaaaaacctgaaaacatgatctgttggtgggtcttaaggacttgagttgagaaacactgaagtAGATAATATCTGTAATTCCTCTAGGGTCTTATTTATCAAGTGATTGTATAGACCATTATATTTTTTTGCTTAATTCATGTGTAGTGAATGATACAAACAAATAAAAatatgatctgctcatctctagctatGACGTGAAGATAATAGTAAACATGCGACTGATGGCTTCTTCAGTTTGGATTGGATGCCAGTAGATGTGTCGGCACCAGGTTGCCGTTGTGTAAAAGTACCAATATCAAACTAACCTTTGAAGATTCCTGAAATGCCATTCATTGTGGATTATGTGACACCTAAAGCTACCGTACCGTCGGTGACCTTGTTTCAGGAGGTCGGATCATTTTCTTCAGACTAGAGCTTCACCAAACTTTGGTGTTCACTGCGAAAACAAATGATGTTCCAATTTTCTTGATGCTTCATCCTTCCAAAGTAAAAACACAACACATGCTCCCAAGGTCGGCAGCTGCCTCCATGTTCCCCTAGAGATGTAGGACCGTCCAATTTTAAAAAAGAAGGCGTGAGGTTGTAGTTCTAGAATAAAGACTTCATTTTAAACCTTGAGTGTCAaactgaatattattattattattaatattgatttatagagca from the Anomaloglossus baeobatrachus isolate aAnoBae1 chromosome 11, aAnoBae1.hap1, whole genome shotgun sequence genome contains:
- the LOC142256842 gene encoding nicotinamide N-methyltransferase-like, with protein sequence MDPRKHKLYHECGFDSRQHLEHYMSDKPEMVFEEDFLIFPIKNLRKAFMEGHIEGDVLIDLTIGSMIHHLYSACDFFKHIIVLKVRDRCIMELKRWVDSRTGAFSWGHAAKIHVDIEGKSDKLHEKEEKMKSAIEHVVKCHLGKDNMLDPIDLPPADCIISAWLLDVISKDQDDYMRYIKKFSKLLKPGGHIILLGSVDATYFTVGKDKLHIFSYNEEMARNALVRAGFVVDCCEVMKRTVESDLSDYKGVIFISAHKEMSEEPQV